The Anaerohalosphaeraceae bacterium sequence GCTCATCCGGCCAGACCAGCCGAACTACCATCGGATAATGGTCGCTGGCGACCGCCGCAATCGGGTCATCCACCAGGTAAATTTCCTTCATCCGCTCCGCCAGGGCCGGACTGACAAAAAAATGATCCAGAAACGACCGATACCGCGGCGGCTTAATCTCACAGTGATAGGAGGCCGCCTTCGGATTCTTCTTCCAAATCGCCTCATCCAAACAAATCAGCTTTTCTTTCCCCTCTCCCCGCAGCATCACTTCCACCGCATCCTGCCCCGCCGACTTCTCATACGAATCCAGCCCGAAATCATCGTTAAAATCCCCGCCAATCAGCAGATAGCCCGTCGGGCCGGCTTCCAGCAGCTCTCCGCAAATCTGACGCGTCCGTACCATCTCCCGAATCCGCCATTCCGTCACCGACCTGCTGTTATCTGATTTGCTTTTGGCATGCGTTGTGCCCACCCACAGCCGCCGCCCTTTCGGCGTTTCCACCAGCACAAACGCAGGCCCCCGCGAAAACAGCATCTGCCCGCTGACGGTGTCTTTCTCATCTTTAAAAACACGCTCCTGCAGCACGCGGAAGCCCGGCTTCATCAGCATACACAAATACTGCCCTTCCGTATTGCCCTCAAACGACCTGACATAGGCATACCGCCCGCCCAAACGCTCCCGCACAAACAGCTCCAGCATCGCCTGCGTCGGACCCTCCTGAATCAGCACAATGTCCGCATTCATCTGCGGCAGTTTCATCGTCCGGGCTATCTCATACAAATCCTCATCATCCCGATAATACTCCGTGGTGTTGCGGCTGCGTTCCGGCATCATCTCCTGGTCAAACAGCATCATAAAATGTTCGATGTTCCAGGTTGCAATCACCACCTCTTCGCCGGCCGGCTTCGTCGTTTGGGTCGTTGTGACTTCCCCAGCTGCTGCACAGCCGCCCGCCAAAAGCAAAGACCAAACAGACCATCCTATCAGCACCGCCGAACTCTTGCAGCTCATCCATTCCATCCTTTCTCTCTCAAAGGACCCCATTTCTTCGAAAATACACGGATAGTTGAAAGCCAAATCTCCTTTTTTGCAACCTTAATTTTCAGAACTTTACCCCCCTCTTTTCCTTCCGTTTTTATTCTTGACTCCAAAAACAAATTCTGGTATGATTCCGTATAACTTGGTTACGGGAGAAACTCTTTGAGAATGCATAGTCCTTAATAAAAGGGCTGATTTAGCATAAAGCCGCAACGAGCGCGTCAGCGCTGTCCGTTGAAATTTCACATTATCTCTTCCCGGATGTCAGTCTATGCTTTTTCTCCATTCCCTTAGCGGGGAATGTGTATATTTAAAAAGAATGAAAAGAATATAAACCTTTATTTTAGAAAGACTTAAGTATGAAAATGCTTCCGTTTACAGCCGGGTTCATACCGGGCCGTATGCTCACGAAAGACAACCTCTATGAGTGGTCGAGTAAGACGATGATTTGTATCGCCATCTCGACAATTGTCCTCGGCGCCTGGGCTCAGCGGGACCAAATCGAAGGGGTCCTCGACCGGCTTACCGCCCTTCAGTGGGGGATCGCCTACCTGGCTGTCGCCCGTACCCTCTTCGTAATCAACGTTGCGGCCCTGTTCTGGCGTTTCTATCTTGTCCTCTTTTATAAGCCGGCCCGAACCTGTACCGACAGCGAATTGCCGACCTGTACTGTCATTATTCCTGCTTATAACGAAGGCCGCCATGTAGCCGATACCATCGACAGTGTGGCGGCCAGCGACTATCCGGTCGATAAACTCCAGATTATCGCCGTCGATGACGGCAGTGCTGACGACACCTGGGAGTGGATTCAGCAGGCTGCCGCCCGGTACCCCCAGCTGGTCACTCCGCTTCGCCTCAAACGCAACAGCGGAAAACGGAAAGCGCTGTATGAGGGCTTCATTCGAAGCCAGGCGGATATTGTCGTGACCATCGACAGCGACTCCATTATTGAGAAAAACACCCTGCGGAATCTCGTCAGCCCCTTTATCACGCAATCCAACGTCGGCGCTGTGGCCGGCAATGTGCGCGTCCTCAATCGGCATCAGGGTTTTATTCCCAAAATGCTCGATGTTTCCTTTGCCTTCAGTTTTGACTTTATCCGAGCCAGCCAAAGCCAGGTCGATTCCGTCCTTTGCACCCCCGGCGCCCTGTCCGCCTACCGTCGCGACCTCGTTATGAAAGTCCTGCGTGCCTGGATGAATCAGCGGTTCCTCGGACAGAAATCCAACATCGGCGAAGACCGGGCAATGACCAACCTCATCCTCAAGCAGGGATTCGCCGTCAAGTTCCAGTCCAACGCCGTCGTTTTCACGCAGGTCCCCGTCCGCTACAAAGGGCTGTGCAAAATGTTCCTGCGGTGGGCCCGAAGCAATATCCGGGAAACCATCGAAATGGCACGCTTCGTTTTCAAGCCCTTCCGGACCAACCGCCTCGGAGCACAGCTGAACTTTCTCCACAGCGTTGTCAATCTGTTCGGGGCAACCTTTATGATTTTCGGCACACTCGGCTGCATCCTCTGGGAACCCCAGGCCTTTCTGGCCCAAATCCTTCTCGGTGCTGAACTGATGGCGATTATCCCCGGTACATTTTACGCTCTCAAATACCGCTCCAGCAACGCTCTCTGGGCCTTTGCCTACTCGCTGTTCTGGCTGGCCGGTCTTTTCTGGATCAGCCCCTATGCCCTCCTGACCGTCGGCAACAACAAATGGCTCACCCGCACCCTGCCCGCCGCCGGCACCGTCGCCGTTGCATCGGCTTCCAAACAGCCCTCTCGCACCGGCAGCATCATCTCCCACGACCTCCTGCCCGTCTAAAAACGAGCCCTTGAACAATAATCCGGCCATTTTGGCCCTCCGCCGAAAGGGGGGCCAAAATGGCCTGTTTTGTTTTCTGCCTGATCTCCTGACCGGATTTGCGGGTTGAGTTCGCATTTTATCCCGTTTCTCTCTTGCACGGCCTTTCGCAGCATTCGATAATCTTCTCAAAACAAAACCACTTAATCCGAAAGGTCTATTATGCCTGCAGCAAGCTGCTGTGTCTTATCGAGTCTTCTGGTTTCCGCCCTTCTTGCCCAGCCGCCGGCCGCTTCTAACGAGTTCCGCCCGGGCGAACGGTGGCCCGACACCGACGGCGTCCATATCAACGCACACGGCGGCGGTTTCCTCTATCACAACGGCACCTACTACTGGTTCGGCGAACACAAAGTCGAAGGCCGCCGCGGCAACAATGCCTGGGTCGGCGTTCGCTGCTATTCCTCCAGGGACCTGTACAACTGGAAAAACGAAGGCATAGCCCTGGCCGTCGTCCCGGACAACCCCGCCCACGACCTGGCCGCCGGATGCATCCTCGAACGCCCCAAAGTCATCTACAATGCCAAAACCGGCAAATTCGTCATGTGGTTCCACCTCGAGCTCAAAGGACAGGGCTACCGCGCCGCCCGCTGCGGCACGGCCGTCAGTGAGACCCCGACCGGATCCTATACCTACCTGCGAAGTTTTCGGCCCAATGCAGGCGTCTGGCCGGAAAACGTCCCCGATGAACGAAAGAAACCCCTCGACGGCATCGAGAAAATCCGCTTCTCCGGCGGCGGCCTGCCCGAGGGCTATACCATCGAGCAGCTGAACATCTTCGCCCGCGACTTCGAAGGCGGCCAGATGTCCCGCGACATGACCCTCTTCGTCGATGAGGACGGCAG is a genomic window containing:
- a CDS encoding glycosyltransferase; amino-acid sequence: MKMLPFTAGFIPGRMLTKDNLYEWSSKTMICIAISTIVLGAWAQRDQIEGVLDRLTALQWGIAYLAVARTLFVINVAALFWRFYLVLFYKPARTCTDSELPTCTVIIPAYNEGRHVADTIDSVAASDYPVDKLQIIAVDDGSADDTWEWIQQAAARYPQLVTPLRLKRNSGKRKALYEGFIRSQADIVVTIDSDSIIEKNTLRNLVSPFITQSNVGAVAGNVRVLNRHQGFIPKMLDVSFAFSFDFIRASQSQVDSVLCTPGALSAYRRDLVMKVLRAWMNQRFLGQKSNIGEDRAMTNLILKQGFAVKFQSNAVVFTQVPVRYKGLCKMFLRWARSNIRETIEMARFVFKPFRTNRLGAQLNFLHSVVNLFGATFMIFGTLGCILWEPQAFLAQILLGAELMAIIPGTFYALKYRSSNALWAFAYSLFWLAGLFWISPYALLTVGNNKWLTRTLPAAGTVAVASASKQPSRTGSIISHDLLPV
- a CDS encoding glycoside hydrolase family 43 protein codes for the protein MPAASCCVLSSLLVSALLAQPPAASNEFRPGERWPDTDGVHINAHGGGFLYHNGTYYWFGEHKVEGRRGNNAWVGVRCYSSRDLYNWKNEGIALAVVPDNPAHDLAAGCILERPKVIYNAKTGKFVMWFHLELKGQGYRAARCGTAVSETPTGSYTYLRSFRPNAGVWPENVPDERKKPLDGIEKIRFSGGGLPEGYTIEQLNIFARDFEGGQMSRDMTLFVDEDGRAYHIYASEENSTLHISLLTEDYLAPAGRYIRVFEGRYMEAPAMFKHNGRYFLMMSGCTGWAPNAARSAVADSIWGPWKELPNPCIGENADKTFFSQSTYILPVHGKKDAFIYIGDRWNPENAIDGRYIWLPVILRDGRFEIRWLDRWSLSWFDKDKKPSSPE